The Papaver somniferum cultivar HN1 chromosome 6, ASM357369v1, whole genome shotgun sequence genome segment TAAATGATGAATTTCTGATACGGATTTCACATTGCATAAACTGTTTGACATATCAACTCGTTTTCTCTGTATTCCAAATAACTTTTGTTCAACCTGTGCTTTTTGCAGAACGGCCTTGACAACCCAATTTTGTTAAATGCTGTCAAAGGTAACAACTTTTTCTGGCAGTTATATTGATATTCCTTGAGATCTTTGCAGCCTTTTCACCACTGAAAAGCATATCGATGAACTTTTTATATATAGACCTTATAAATTCTTGCATCCTTTTCCCCATTAAAGCTTAGACTGGGAGGTACTTGACAAGATAACGACTTATATGATGTTGGATTCCCTCGACCTCCCTGTAACCAATTTGTTAAAAGCACCACTGATTCTATACTATTTGGATATACTGGGTGCTTACCCATGCCtagatttattattttcttctttttttcattctTCTTTATTTAACTTGctctttcatttttattttgcaAGGTTGAATTGTTCACTGTGTCAATAAATTTCTTGTTCTTATTTCTTTTGTTATATCTGTTCAGGGTGTCGATTATTTTCTGGCAACGCACTGTTTTCATACCAGTAGTTGGCATCCCCTTCCAACTAATATAGGTGGTTGAATTGAGATTTCAAACCTTGATGCCTCTGTGAAATCCATTTTTCAGGTCATTAACAAAAGATCAGTATTAGATTAGAATTGACAAAGAAACAACACAGTTTCTTATAACCTACAGTAGTATAAGAATTTGATAATTACAGAAATTTATAACATCTGAACATAAATGCATTCTTACATGTTTTCCTTGCTCTATTTAGAACTGAAGCAAGTTTACCCTCTTTGAGCTTGAGTACAGATTCAACTGATCCAGTCTTCATTATTATATTTAACGTTTAGGTTACAAACTGGAATTGGAGCTAAGGTTACAGCGACGCAGTATGCTTCTGATGTTATTGCCCTAAATTCTCTTTGCAAGATATTACCAGTGGTTTCAAAGTTAAACCGTTGGACTTTTTTGGAGATTGGATGCAGTTACTAATTCATGATCTGGCATGTGTCATCAAGAAGGATCGCCCTTACGTGGGCAACAAACTCACACTAATGCGAGGACATCCCGCAGGACTGGGTACTTCTCAATGCGGTTTAGGAATTCCCTTTTGCGCATCAACAACTGTCAGAGCGTGGGTCTTGCACGAACGTTGGTCGCATGACTCGCATTAATAGAGGCAATTCAGGTTTCAGGCAAGAAAAGAACCATGGTATGGTATGTGCAGGTTcagtagttgcatcttttctgtaTTATTTTGATAAGCAATCCTCCTATAAGAGATTTTACTTGGTTTTGGTGAAAAGGTTGTAAACATGAATCTGGCTCATTGGAAATTGTAGTTCAGTGTTCACAGTGTTCTCCTTTTGAAATTTGATTATGAATGAATCAAGTCAATGAACTTCATTTTTAAGGTTCTGTGCTACAGGACATGGCTATTTCGGCCAACTCCAGCCAGTTGACATGGGTAACTTGACGTTCACTTTGGGTAGTATTGCGCAACTCATCCAACCTCAGAAGTACCGGAAAATAGCAAATTGTTGCCATTTTTCAATTTTGACCTCGATAAAACTATTTTAGATGAAAATTCTAAATGGCCGAAAGATGCTCATATGCTCAATTGAGTTTGGTCATTTTAAAGTTATCAGAACCCAAAGTTTCGAGAATCGCTGTGAACCAAGATCTCGCGCGTGGGTCTATTTGCTAGTTTAGGTACATTCGTTGTTGAGATAATCAAAATTCCTTGGACAAACCGCACCACAAGGTGAGGGGCTCGTCCGGCATTCCAAGCGGTCCAAGCCGGATGCTTGCTCTCTCAAATTGTAGGGTTATTTTGggcaatccaaaaaaaaaacaggaatgACCTAGAAAATTAATAAACCAaatgaaattataaaaagaacaGTTTCTCAGTCTCACTCTCAGCCAGGAAGCAGCAGAAGAGGGAGAAGAATGTCGACCGTCTTGCCGGAGGATATCATAGAGGAGAACATACTCACAAGGTTACCTGTCAAATCAATTTCAAGATTCAGGTGTGTCTCCAAAAATTGGTATCATCTATTTCGAAACCCAAATTTATCAAAAATCATCTCAACCATTCTCttctcatgaaccgattcaacaTCTTGGTTACCAGACTGTAGTGttcaatcaacaacatcatcaccatTTGTAAGTCATGCTCCTGAGATTGAATATCCATTCATGTCCAGGGAATCTTGGCCTCGAACTCTAGGTTCTTCTAATGGTTTGGTTCTCATGGTCATAATGACATCTTATGAAAATCTTTGCATTTGGAACCCGGCTATCCGAGAATATAAACGAGTGCCAGAACATCCAGACGACTCATACTCTGTCCTTATGGGTTTGGTTttgattgcaagaatgatgattaTAAGGTGTTGAGAATTGGCTGTTCTGATCCTGATGAAGAATTTTTGGATGCTAGTATTTActcattagcttcaaattcatggaaggaacttgtttccatttcttatTATTTCCCTAATGGTACAAATAAGGGGTTTCTACTTAATGGTGTTCTTCATTGGGTTGTATCTAGTGTTCTTCTTTGTTTTGATATTTCTGATGAGGTGCCATTACCTTACAACGGTTCAGATGGGTCCAggacccttccatattagattTGGACGTTTGGGAAGGGAAACTTTGTCTATTTTAAAATAATCACATGGATAACAAGTGGACGTGTACGCATCAAAATGATCACATCGATGTGTGGACGATGATGGATAACAAGTGGATTAAGCATTTAAAGATTACTGCACATATGACAGACATGTACTATGGAAGGCCAATTCAAACTTTGCAAAATGGTGAGATCCTTATTGATGGCGGACCAAGGGACAAAGAAGAGGGCATTTCATTGATTTCATATGACCCCAAGCTTGAAAGAGTCAGAGCTCTGATGATACATGGTGATCCAGCCGAATCTGAAGTGGATACTTATATTGAGACCTTAGTACCACTAAACTCTGGTACCTATGTTaataaaacaagaaagaaaacaaaaaagcaaagaagtaaaacaagaaagaaaagaaacagatACTGACGACTGATGGAGATCTAGATTTATGAACCAACAAAGTAAGGGCGTAGACAAGAGGGAAGAAGATATGGTAGAAAGGAATCGTGTCAGTCTTTCTTATGTTTTTGCGCTAAAGAAATGAAGGGGAAAATGGTTCATTGCGAGAGATGATTTGTTTTATGTAGCAGTGGAGTATCCAAGAATGAAGATATCTGGCGCATGACGGCTATATAAGTTATAACGGCATTTGGGTAAACTCCAAACAAAGTAATATCTGTGCTCTTTTCATTTTTAGTATTTGTTATTTTCTTATGCGACTGAATGTTAGTTAGGTCTGCTTTCTTTAAGTATTTTGATTAGaatatcaaattttcagattggaATGAATGTGGAAATCCAAGCATCAGATATTTTCTTTGCAACTCGAGTAAGGTCCTCTCTCATTAAGCAATTATTTGTTGGTGTTTGGAACTTTCATATATGAGTGAACACACAAACCAAGCATCAcatatattttcttttatcaaTTCGAGTCAGGTCCTCTTTCATTAAGCAATTATATGTTGGCTGTGTTTACTTCGTGACTCATAAATGAAGCAGTCAAATTAAAGCTTTGCTTATCGTGGCTTAAACTGTTTTATCACCAGCTAGTAGTTTCATAAGGTGGTCTGATCATTTCGAGCAGGCGCGTTCGTCAACTTTAGTTAAAACTAGACTTGCAGTGGTAATAATACATTTTTTATATCCTCATTATTTACTGTTTAGTCATCTACTTTAAAATTCATAATCAATTTCCTTCAGAATTGAAAATGGACTTGTAAGCTCAATAGGTCGCGGCATTAGTAATAAAATGTTTTGAATATCATCTCCATGCTATGTTTGCCAGGGGCGGTGTCTCAGTGTGGCACTTTTTGCCTGGGATCTAGATATATGGTGCATCTTTGATTTACTTCGGTTATAGTGTGGCACTTTTTTGCCTGGGCATCTAGAAATATGAATCAGTTAGACTGTTGAAGTGAATTTCACTGTACTAGCTTTTGCTTGTTTTGCTTTATGCCCTGCACCGGAGAACCTTGAAGTCTCATGTAGTTATTATGTTGATCATATGGAAGTGTAGATGCAAGTGTTGTTTGCTCATAATACCGAACCCTGTGAACCTCACTCACATTATACAAAAAGTTGGCAACTAAGATCAGGAGGATAGGATAGTGGCAAAGATAAATGAACCCATCCTATAGGACAATTTTAGTACCTGATCAGGATCTAAACTTTTCAGATTCTTTCATCTTTGATGCATCTTTTTGTATAGGTGATGAATTGTGATACAGGAAAATAAACTCCAAGTCTCCAACTAAGACTGGAGATCAAACGCCTAACAGAGTAATTTTTGTGCACTTTGCTTTTTTAGTATTTGAAATTTTTGTATGCACATGAAAGAAGAAACCAAGCATCATAGATTCATATATGTTTTTCACTTTTTCTTTATCAACTTCACTCAGGTCTGCTTTCTTTTTAAGTTATTTTGTATTAGTGTTTGGAACTTTTATATGACAGTGAATGAATATACACAAATATGCTATCTGTAGGAGATTTACATGGTTTTTAGTGAAAAAGTTGAACTTGAATCTGGCATGTTCAAAGTAATACCTAGAGCTAAATTATTTTGTTCGATAACCATGAGTTCACAGGCTGTACTGAGACAAACATACCAGTTGACTGTCGAAACTTAACAGTATGTGTAGCAAAAGTGTACATCCTAAGTGTAGTATAAGTCTGTCTAGTATTTGAGGCTTTCATATAGTGCTAGCAGGTTAGCTAGGGATACCAAATTCCCAAGATAACGAGTTTGAGGAGTGAAAGTGAATCCGCGGCGAGAATCTGAGTTGGCTTGGTAGAAATTATGATTTTGGGATAAGTCTTAGCATACCCGTTAAGAAACTCCTCTTTTTTCGATGGGGGCATCAATGCTTACTATACTTTGGAACTTGTGGTTCCTGCCAGTTTCATAAATTATTTCTGGTATTTCAATATCACCTGGTTTGCTTATACTGCTGCATATTTAGGGATAGGATTTTTTGGGTCAGTTATTATGGTACTAAGTTGTCTCATAGGTAGAGCAAGAGCAGAATTGATATTTCATGCAAGACAAGATATTAGTTATGTGCATGTTTAGTAATTTTTGCATCTTATTGATATGCGATCCTGCAAGAGATTTTATATGGTTTTTGGGGTAATAGTTGTAAACTTGAATCTGGTATGTTCATGTAATACCTAGAGCTAAAATTTTACTTAGGAAAAAGGCCTGAACTTGAGTAATTGTAATCATGAACGCTAGTTCTGCATAATTATCAAACTGAAACATAGATAAGAGAACTTTGCAACTTAaggtttgttgatgatttttgtCTTTCGGTAACACGATAGAGAATCACCGTCTCTCATGTTATGTTATGTTGTTTGGGAGTCGCCAAGGCGCTTTGCTAGTAGCAGTTGTTCCTCCTAGAGCTATTTGCTATTCTTTTTATTGTAGTTGAGTTCTTTCATTCATATTGTTTAAATCTAGTGCCAGTAATGATCACGAGGATCAAGGTCGACATGCGGTGCCCTTATAAGCTGAATTGTTCTTTACTATGTAACACTCTCAAACTCAGCTTGTTAGATATTGTACTTCTCATAATTTCGTCTTTTGAAATTTCATTGTGTTAAAGGCAACCTCGACCTTAACGTGGATGAACTAATAATACCCACAAGTATATGACAAGCCAAACTCGATTTTGTCCATTTTTAAGGTGGTACGCTACACGAAGCAGCCATTTCCTATTCAGCTGTATGTATTTAGGGTTGAAATCACAAAGTTGATCGACTTTTACTCTTTAGCTCCATCCAGCTAGCATATGTGACTCATCATGTGCCATGTTGACTGTTGAGTTTGGTCTGTTCACAGTGGGTAACTTGAAAAGAACCAAGGTATGTGCCGGTTCAGCAGTTTCATCTTTTCTGTGTTATTATGATGTGCAATCCTGTGAGATTGGTCTGTTCACTTTGGGGTAGTATTGTGCAGTATCACTAGTACTGTGTAACTCTTCTAACGCCAGAAACCCTACACTCGAGAACCCCAATCTTCAGTATGACATGGTCCATATGAAGGGGGAAATACCGGAGATAGCAAGTTGTTGCCCCTTTTCAGTCTTGACTTTGACTAAGAAACTTGTAGTTGGGGTCTTGCTTCTCTTTGTTAATCTGGTCCTTAATGTATTAGCTACTTCTTTAATAATCAatctgttttctgattttttttctttatatatgtTCCTTTGTTTTTTGCATAATGTCCGTTCTAGTAATTACTGGTTATGTTGTTTGAGAttcaaattttggttttcaaacacaAAGTATATTGTTATCTGATGAGTTTCTGATACGGGTTTTCACAATGCATAAAGTGTTTGGTATATATTAACTGCTTTTCTTTGTATTCTCAATTAACTTTTGTTCAACCTATGCTTTTTGCAGGACCTTGACAACCCAATTCTGTTAATTGCTGTCAAAGGTAACAACTTTTTTCAGGCAGTTATAGTGATATTCCTTCCAAATTTTTGCAGCCTTTTCACCACTGACAAGCATATCCATGAACTTATTATATATAGGCCTTAAATTCTTGCAGCCTTTTCACCATTAAAGCTTGGAGGATAATAAGGTCTTATATGATGTTGGATTCCCTCGACCACTCTGTAACCAATTTGCTAAAAACACCTCTAATTCGATACGATTTGGATATGCTGAAGGGTGCTTGCCTATGCCTAGATGGGATGAGCTGAACATTTTCTTCGAAAAGGCTGGGTAGAACTTTTTTTCTTCCTTACTTCTTTATTTACTTCattctttcatttttattttgcaTTGTGTCAATGGATTAACTGTTCTTTCattcttatttcttttgttgtatCTATTCAGGGTGTCGATTATTTTTGGGTTGAACGCACTCAATGGAAAGGACTGTTACACGCGATCATTCTGCAGCAGGGCCTTGGGATTCATAAATTCTGCCGCTCTTAGTCGACAAGAACTACGCCATCTCTGGTTGGAAACTTGGTacgaactctctctctctctctcacctaCTATGATTCCGCAACTGTAGGAAAGATGAACTCAAGTTGGAAACGATCACTCAACCCACTATTTTCATACCCATAGTTAGCAGCACCTTCCATTGATGCGAAATGTAGTATTGGGAATTTGCCAATTTTAGACTAACTTATATAGTAGGTTGTATTGAGTTTTCAAACCTCGCCTCTGTCAAATCCACCTTCCTCGTCGTTGTTTAGTATTAGATTAGAATTGATGAAGAAAGAACACAAATCATTATAACCAACAGAAGTATAAGAATGTGATAATTTTGGAAATTTATTACATGTTTATTAAATGTAAATGCAATCTTacattttttccttattctttttagAAATGATGCAAATTTACCCTCTTTGAGCTTGAATACAAATTCTAGGTGATCTTATCTTCCATTTTATATTTAACGTTTAGATAAATGAACTGAGTGGGAATGGAATTGGAGGAAGGTTACAGCAGCGCAGTATGCTTCTGATGTGATTGTGCAAAATATCGTCGTGCAAGCTATTTACAATGGTTCCAAAGTTCCAAACCAAGTGGAGACCAGATCTTTTCATTGAGTATGTCATTTCATCCGATAGATGGGGAGACCATATCTTACCATGGAGATGTTGCAAAGAGAATTGCATCAATGGAGGCGATTCAGATTTCAGGCAATAAACCAAGGTACATGCAGGTTCAGTAGTTACATCTTTTCTGTATTATTTTGATGATATAGATATTGTACTTCAGAGTTCACAAATGTTTACTTGGTTCTTGGTGAAAGGTTGTAAACATGAATCCGGTATGTCAGATATTGTACTTCAGAGTTCACAGTGTTCTCCTTTTGAAATTTGATTGTGTGAATCAAGGCAATGAACTTCGCTTTTAAGGTAATATACTACAAGACGTGGCTATTCAAGCTGTATGTATTCTTGGTTTTACCCAACTCCAGCCGGTTAACAATAAGTGACTCATAATATGCCATGTTGAGGTTGGTCTGTTCATTTTGGGCGGCATTGCGCACCTATCACTTTGGGCGGTACTGCGCAACTCGTCCAACCTCAGAAACACCACACTAAAGAACCCCAAGTTGCCACTTTTCAATTTTGACTTTGATAAAACTGTTTTAGATTCACAATTCGAGCTATGAACCAAGACCACGCGCTCCTGTGTTTATTTTCTAGTTCAAATTCCATGGACAAACCAAATACGCCAGAAATCCTTTACCAGAACTCTCAAGTTGGAGGTGAGGGCGCGCGTCTTTGGAACCGGCATACCAGGCGGTCCAAGCCGGATGCACTGCAAAAATGTCCAGGGTTATTTTGGGCAACCCAAAAATTAGCTAATTCATAAATGACCTAGATTTTAGCCATCTCAGTCAGTTACTCTCACTCAGATAGGAGaaggagaaaacgaagaagaatGTCGAGCGTTACAATTGTGTTCAAGATATCATAGAGGAGAACATACTCACAAGGTTACCTGTCAAATCGATTTCAAGATTCAGGTGTATCTCCAGAAATTGGTATCATctatttcgaaaccctaattttattaaaAATCATCTCAACCATGCTAATCTCATAAACCGATTCAACATCTTGGTTACCAACTCCAGTTACAATTGTGTTCtatcaacaacatcatcaccatTTGTAAGTCATGCTCTTGAGATTGATTATCCATTAAAGTCCAGAAAATGTATGCCTACaattctaggttcttctaatggTTTGGTTCTCATAGTCATAGCAGTAAAATCTTCTGAAATTTTTGCATTTGGAACCCGGCTACCAGCGAATACTGCAGATTCAGGCGACTCAGACGCACATGGGTTTGGTTttgattgcaagaatgatgattaTAAGGTAATAAGAATTGAGAGTTCTGATCCTAATGAAGAAGTTTCGGAAGCTAGTGTTTActcattagcttcaaattcatggaAGGAACTTGGTATCATTCCTTATCATTTTCCTCTTGGTATAAATAAGGGGTTTCTACTTAATGGTGTTCTTTACTGGATTGCTACTGGAATTTTGTCTGAAGTTCTtgtttgttttgatatttctGATGAGATGTTCCGTGATGTGCCATTACCTTACAACAGTTTAGATGAGGCCGAGGCCCCTTCCTTTTTAGATTTGGGCGTTTGGGAAGGGAAACTTTGTCTATTTATAAAGAATCACATGGAGAATTCTACTATATGTACGCATCAAAATGATCACGTCGACGTGTGGACGATGACGGATAACAAGTGGAGTAAGCATTTAAATATTAGTGCACATATGACAGACATGTACTATGGAAGGCCAATTCAAACTTTGCAAAATGGTGAGATTCTTATTGAAGGCGGACCAAGGAAGGAAGAAGAGGGCATTGGATTTATTTCATATGACCCTCAGCTTGAAAGAGTCAGAGCTCTGAAGATACATGGTGACCCAGACGAGTATGATGTGGATACCTATATTGAGACCTTAGTACCACTAAACTCCGGTACTTATGTTAATAAAACAAGAAAGAAAGcaaaaacaaagagaaaaaaaaaaacagatactGACGACTGATGGGAATCTAGATTTATAAACCAAGAAAGTAAGGGGGTACATAAGAGGGTGGGGAAGACATGGTAGAAAGGGATGGTGTCGATCTTTCTTATGTTTTTGCGCTAAAGAAATGGAAGCGGAAAATGGTTCATTGCCAGATCAGGCACATGGGGGTTGTATAAGTTATACGGCATTTTAGGTAAATTCCAGACACAGTAATTTCTTTGCATTTTGCTTTTTTGGTATTTGTTATTTTCTCATGCGACTGAATGTTAGTTAGGTCTGCTTTCTTTAAGTATTTTGTATTAGTGTTTCGAATTTTCAAATTGGAATGAATTTGCAAATCCAAGCAtcacatattttttcttttatcaattCGAGTAAGGTCCTCTGTCGTTAAACAATTATATGTTGGCTGTGTTTACCTCGTGACTCATAAAGGAAGCAGTCAAATTAAAGCTTTTCTTATCGTGGCTCAAACTGTTTTGTCAGCAGCTAGTAGTTTCATAAGATTGGCTGATCATTTCGAGCTAGGCGCGTTCGTTCAACTTTAGTTAAAACTAGACTTGCAGTCGTAATCATACATTTTTTATATCTTCATTGTTTGCTGTTTATTTTTCTACTTTAAGATTCATATTTAATTTCCTTTAGAATTGAAAATGGACTTGTAACCTCAATAGGTCGCGGCGTTAATAATAAAATGTTTAGAATATCGTCTCCATGCTATGTTTGCCAGGGGCATTGTCGAGGTGTCTCAGTGCGGCACCTTTTTGCCTGGGCATCTAGAAATATGGTGCATCTTTGATTTACTACGGTTAGTGTGGCACTTTTTTGCCCGGGCATCTAGAAATATGAATCAGTTAGGACTGTTGAAGTGAATTTTACCGTACTAGCTTTTGCTTGTTTTGCTTTATTCCCTGCACCGGAGAACCTTGGAGACTCATGTAGTTATGGTTATGTTGATCATATGGAAGTCTCGATGCAAGTGTTGTCTTTGCTCGTAATACCGAACCCTGTGAACCTCACTCACATGATACAAAAAATGTGAACTAGAATCAGGAAGATAGGTTGGTGGCGAAGATAAATGAACCCATCTTGTAGGACAATTTTAGTACCTGATCAAGATCTAAACTTTTCAGATTCTTTTATCTTTGATGCATCTTTTTGTACAGGTGATCAATTCTTCTGATACAGGAAAATAGTGGAATTGTGGATTTTACAGGACAACTGTAAAGTTCTGTAGCTTAGCTAAAAGTAGAAAGTTTGGGTGGAAAAGATGCAATGAGTTGCTGAGAAAATTGGAGATGAATAACAAAGAATTGAACCAGTGTGGGAGGTAGACAGCATAGGCTATATGTAGAACCAAACCAATATCAATAGGACTGCAGATTTATATAGTAAGTCAATGTATGACAACAGTCTTTCCTTCTTGGCAAAGCTTTGAGCATCTTCTGTTGCAACTGCAGGGAGGTGTTTAAAACCAGTGAAATATTGATTTTGCACTCTGTTGGGTACAGCATCAGCAATGTAGA includes the following:
- the LOC113290275 gene encoding F-box/kelch-repeat protein At3g06240-like — protein: MPTILGSSNGLVLIVIAVKSSEIFAFGTRLPANTADSGDSDAHGFGFDCKNDDYKVIRIESSDPNEEVSEASVYSLASNSWKELGIIPYHFPLGINKGFLLNGVLYWIATGILSEVLVCFDISDEMFRDVPLPYNSLDEAEAPSFLDLGVWEGKLCLFIKNHMENSTICTHQNDHVDVWTMTDNKWSKHLNISAHMTDMYYGRPIQTLQNGEILIEGGPRKEEEGIGFISYDPQLERVRALKIHGDPDEYDVDTYIETLVPLNSGTYVNKTRKKAKTKRKKKTDTDD